The region TTTATTCGACTTTCGACTATGTTTGGCATACAACTTTGAGTATTTCAGATGTAAAGgatttttttttacaaaaacaTAAACTTAATGATTGTGATTATCATGTCTTATAAAGTATAAAAGTGATgtttaagaaaataaataaatgtaataaaaagaaataaaataaatccTTTATGGCATCAAGAAATCTAAGTAAAACATATCAGTAGAAAACACCACTTACATCAAAGCCCCACGATGGATCACCCTTCCTTTCAGTAATATCAATTGAATTGTTCAACTCCTCAATTATAGGTAGTGGATAGGGACGATCTTCGGATAATTCACTTCAGATCAACAAAATGAATTTAAGGATCATGTTTTATACATCTACTCGGATTATTTGTAAAAATACACAAGACGCCGGGAACAAAATATGCAAATAACCAACCTTGTCCATGGAGCAGGCTCATTGTCACACCTCACAAACAAATATCTACAAACCTTGCATGCATAAATGGAATGGATAAATATTACAAACAAGAACCATACTTGCTTTCCAATTTTGCGCCACCATTTTTCAATTCTATAAACCCCATCGTATCGCACTCCTGCTTTGGGTGCATAAGAGGAGCGTTTCTTCGTGTGGGATCTGAACCAAATTAATGGATTTACAATCTAAATACCATATAAATTTACACAAATCTGTGTAAAAATTCATCACATATTATAACATTGAAATTTAAAACTAAACTATTAAAGAACAAAACAATTGAATTTATAATAAGACAAACCTTACAACACGAACAGGATAACCTTTTTCGCAACTGAGTCTCAAAGCTTCATTCTTTCTCTCAGATTTTTTATCAAAGCACTGATTTTTGTTGGTACGTTTGTTATCACTAAGGTCATTTCCACAACTTCCACTATAAAGAAACCAATTACCATGATCTATCTCATCAATGTAACCACCAGATAGAGCAACAGATTGAGCACCATAAACACTCTGACTAGCAATCCTGGAATCATGGGGAAAATGAGCACCCCATTGGATACATTCCATCAAACCCTCCCATGTATCACCAACAAGAACTCCCCATTTTCTTATTGGATCATTCTCAGCAACAATGGGTCTAAAATGTTCTTTTGAAATCGTCAAAAATATCTTCCCATGAGCAACACTCTCTGATATAGCCATTTGAATGGTGGTCTCTAGTTGTGCATTGATTTGTGGATCACTCGCCATATTTGCTGGAATTTCAGCCCTACAATTTGGGCAATTGTTTTTTCCTTGCTTAATCCATTTCTCAAAACACTTCATGCAAAAATTGTGCCCGCATAGTGTCTGAAACCCCAATAACAACAAATAATAAATtacaattttaaaaaataattctAATAAGACCAAATGTTTAATATGTTTCAGTTAAGATCAAATTGTTTAGAGAACCTAACAAAAACAAATTTAATTGGGTTGTCTGAAGATTCGATTTCAAGATTTAAATACAATGTCACTGGAAAttgtcaaataattaaaataaaataaaaagattTCTTTAGTGGTAAAGAGAAAATATAAATAGGGGAAATGAAAGAAACTAACAGTGATAGGTCTCTCAGGCAAGTGCAAGCAGAAAGTGCAGTTAAGCTTACTATAGAAAATGCCATACAAGTCattatatttgttgttgttttcAAAAGGTGGTTTAGGAGATCTATCATAGACTTCATGACTTTTCTTGGACCTTTCTTCACCAGTGAGTGAAGTATCATTCTCGTTGGCGTAGATGGTGGAAACAAGACTACAAGTGATAGGAGGAGCAGATGCATCGGCGACGTGGTTGACATCCACAGGTTGAGAACAAGCAGTGCAATTCCAATCAAAGATTTTCAGGGGATGGAAAGGTAAACATGGAACATGCCATGGTGTTGCACAAGTTCTGCAACTCACAATTTCACTTTCTAGAGGCTTATGGTTGTAGATCATACAAATGCCATCAGATTTGCAAGGAAGTAGCTTGTTGTGTTGTTGCGCCATTTAGGATAATATGACGTAACTAGTTTGGCTTAGTTATTTCTCTTGGTTATAAAATTTTACGCTCTTTTTCTTTTACCCCACTTTTTATAGTTGTTTTTTTAGACTTCATTCTTATCCCTTCTTTTCATATGTTTTTCTTctttatttatatatataaaattttaTGCTCTTTTTCTTTTCTCCCATTTTTTATAGTTGTTCTTTTATACTTCATTCTTATCCCTTCTTTTTCATATATTTTTCTTCTTTATATAATTTGACTATTTAAGGGAACAATTAAAATTACCAATAATAAAGTTGTCCATGTTCATGAACATGCGGAAAAAAAAACTACTCTCATTTATTAAATcgaaaaaaaattcaaaacaacTTTTGTAAATATGATTTAATTATTATTTACAAATAGTACATATAAATTTCAACCCACATATTCAACTTTCAAACAAATTTCATCAATTAAcattaatataattttttttatcaattattttaatttttaatagTTTAAAGATTCTACAAATTAATATAGAATTTTTAAAGGTTTAAAGATTATACatattaatatataatttttaatcATTAAATGGAATATTAAAGTATTAGAAATTTTTAATATTTGTAAAGAAGCTCTATTATAAAATTTTATAACATAAGCTAGAAATTTAGATATTTGTTGATATCAAATTTTAACCAACTACGAACTAAATTTTAACACTAAAGGAGCAAAGGAACAATAGAAAAACAATTACAAAAAGCAACATAAATATTAGTTTCTTGTCTTTTATATTGCTAGCTTATTCCAATTTAAATAAACATTCTTCCAACTAAGTTTTTCACTATacaaataataacaataacaataacattGTATAATTATTACTTTTGTAACTAGCAACACAAAGATCCAATTATTTCTCTAAGAACTTGAGTTGATGCTTTTATGTCTACTCTCTATCAAGCTCTTTGGCCCCTACTTAGGTTGCAATAAGCAATGGGAATAAACACATCTCATAGaggatttttttttatatttcgAAGACAAATAATTTATACAGCAAATGCCTCAAATTTTATGGAGGAATAGTATAACTAAACGACTGACATGAAAAGACAATTAGTTTGTTAAAAGACAAGCCAATTGCAACAATGAAAAATATAGAAGTTGCAAGAAGTAACCAGCTAGAAAGCTATGCTAGTATGAACACAATACTCTAATATAATTTTCTTGTCAAACTCAATTTATTAAGTGAGTAATCAAGTGTGAACTTATCAAACAAATTGAGTTTGTCTAAAATCAAATTGGGGATTCCTATGTACTTAAATGCACTAAATAATTCAAGTTTCTACTTATAATTGAACATTGTTTTTGCCTTAAAAGGAAATGTAAGGAACTTATTATGAATGAATGGGGAACAAGCCTACCTATTTCTTGAATGCTCCACTATTCAAAAATATGCACAATTTAAGTGATAAGGGTCTTGCTTCCAGTCCGGTATTGGAAACAAGGTCCAATTACAATGAAATATTTTATCATCATAAAAAGAGATCAACAACTGAGCAATAGAAATCATGGATGCATGTAGCTCTACATGCCTTTAAAGTTCAAGAAAAAAAGAGAAGAGAAGAGCTAAATGAAAAATGTAGAACAAAGTAGAAAACCATCTTTTATTGAATAAATTACTTAATGTGAAACACCAGTGGTACATAAGGAGCCAAACAGCGAAGGTACTAGAACCGTGCGGAAGGATCCGACAACATCGTGCATAGAAGTGAAATAGTGTAGAAGGAGCCAAAAGCATTTTGTGTAGGGAGTGGACCATCCTATCAATACAATATATTCCGACCACCAATTGAGAAGAATAAATTGGCCAAACACAAACCATTCCCCAAACTTAGTACCTAAAAAAATCAAAACTATTGGACTAGCTCTTTGAAAAACATATTAACTATTTTCCTTATCAGTTTAAGACCAATATTGACCTTGAAAGTTTCATTTAAGACCCTTTAGCTTGATGCAGATGCTGCTACAAATTGAAATTATAGGAAAAGACAAACCAAGAAAGTAGTTGTAAACAACAATAGTATATAAAGTAGCAGTGAATACAATGAAGTGATTTTCTAATCAGGCTAAGCAACATAAGAAAATATCACAGCTACCATGCCAACAAACATTCTACACTTAGCAGGATGTATAGCATCTTCGATAAACTGAATAACAATAGTACACTTCTTTGCCATCTTAACCAAGTTACAACCACTCAGATAATCCACAACTCATCAATATATGACAAAGAAAGAGCCAAATAGCTTGTACCTCAAAACGTGCATTTTTTTATCGTAAGAATTccaacaacaacatcaacaatccGAATAGGTTTGTCTACACTCACAAAAAGGTCATTGTTATCACTAGCCTGTGATTTTGCCCTTTCTTATTTTCTGTCTCTCAAAACAGTCGAGCATCAGTTACAAAGAGTTACATACAAACCTAAACAGTGAAAAATTTATTGGAAAAAATAGGTAAAAGTTGTTCTATTTTATTCGTCAACCTTAAGGTGGTTTATATAGTGAGGATACAATTATTACAATTGATTTTCTCCTTAATGGagaataaaaaaaataaaggtagtattaaagacaataataaaaccgaaataatatattttccaacacCCCGCTCAAGTTGGTGCATAGATATCTATCATGTACAACTTGTCTATCAAATACTGAAAAGTAGGTCTTGTCAAACTTTTGGTCAGGATATCTGCAGTTTGTTGACTTGAAGTCACGAAGGGTAGACATATGATTCCAGCATCTAACTTCTCCTTTATGAAGTGTCGATCAATCTCGATATGCTTGGTTCTGTCATGTTGAACTGGATTATGAGCTCTGCTAATAGCAGCTTTACTGTCAAAGTACAATTTCAAtggaagctcaattttcatcttAAGTTCTTCTAGGACTCTAGGGATCCATAATACTTCACAAATACCTTGAGACATAGCTCTAAACCCGGCTTCTGCACTACTCCTTTCTACaactccttgtttcttgctcctCCATATCACAAGATTACCCCAAAAATAGGTACAATATCCAGAGGTTGATCTTCTATATGTGACTGAACCTGCCCAATCGGCATCGGTGAAGATAGACACATTTCTTTCACTAGTCTTCTTAAAAAATAATCCTTTTCCAGGATTTCCCTTCAAATATCTCAGTATCCTATAAACTGCCTAAAAATGTACCTCGAAAGGAGAATGCATAAACTGACTCACTACATTAACTGAGAAAACAATATTGCGGGTGCAATTGCGGTTGCAAACCGCAATTTAAAACCATGCCTGAACCAAACTAGCGCACTTGCCTATATACTAAAAAAACCTATGCATATTGAGCTATAATTGAAATTTGCAAGGCCAATAAGTATGCGTATTGAGCTATAGTTGAAATTTGCAAGGCCAATAAGTATATAAACATGACAATGAAAAGATAATAAATGAAGATACATAAAATAAAGAAATTAGGAAAAGCATAGAATCTAacatttaaaattttaaaatacagaaaataaacatGGACTAAACCCTCAACAAGAACATATTAATGACTATAATTTTTGTCTTAGATTATATTTGATCCTACAGATTTAAGATTATATTCTATTTGATTTTATTGTAGTACGAGACATTGTCAAATAGCACCAAAGACAAACTTGAAAGCAGTGCATTAGGCGGACCTAGATCCAGAACAGTTAAACCAGAAACACATAATTTATTTGGTGCATAATATATCGAACATGAACCAAACTAGTACACTTGTCTCTATACTAAAAAAAAACGTATTGAATTGTAGTTGAAACTTGCAAGGACAAAAGTATATAAACAATGGAAAGACAATAATTGAAGATAAAAAATAGAAATTAGGGCAGACGTAGAATCTAACATTTAAATTTAAAAGGTACATAAAATAAGTTGGATTGAACACTCAACAAGAACATGTAATGACTATAATTATAGTTTTAGCCAATATAAGATTCTATGGCATTACGATTAGATTGTTTTTTATTCTATTGTGGTACACTGTGCAGTCAAACAATGCCAAAGAATCATTTGAAAGAAGTGTAATAGGCGACCTAAAACCAGGTGATCTAACAAGAAAAACAAAATGTCTTTGTAGCATAATTCATGGAACATGAACCAAACTAGCACACTTCCTTATATAGTAAGAAACCTTCAAATATATATGGAACAATTGCCAAACTAGCAGTGAAAAGACAATAATTGAAGCCTAAAAACAAGGTTAGCATTTTTTCTACCTCAATGCCTCAAATCATTTCCCCTTCCTGCATGATTATTCAGCAGCCTGCACCTCTGACCCAATAATTTCAATAGAGTTAGTTGGTCTGTCAAAGAGATGGAAGAAATGGAATACTGTGATAATATATTCTCTTACAAAACCCTAAACAACATTAATAACCATCACAAATAGATATGCATCCaagaaaaaaaacaataaaatcaaatttgaatgaataaaaataaatgacAATGAGAAGAAAACATACTCATGTTGAACTTAAGACAGTGTTCATGCGTGCACTAAGGACGGTGATAGTTTTGTATGTGGCGGTTTGAGAAGACTTTGACGCGTTAGGGTTTCTGGTTTGGGGCTTACGAAATGTGTTTATAACTGGATTGGTTCAGTTAGTTAAGAGAGGAATTGATTAattagggatgaaaataaataaaatatttgaagaagtataagagaagagaagagaagtGAACTTACTATCTTCAAGCATTTCCTGAGATTATTGACGGACTTCATTGCTTCAAATCCGTGAGAAAAAGGGAAAAAGAAGGGAAGTGAGGTCCAACGCGGAGGTGATTCAGAAGCTCGTGTGAGGTCTAAAGAAGCTCTTGCAAGGTCTAAAGAGAAGGGTCTTGTTGTTAatctttttttgatttttgacTCATATAATAGGCACTACTTCATGTAGAACTGACTCTCATATATTGTGTGGTGACTTCCCAAAAAATTAATAAGCATTATCAACACTATATATTGTTTTAGGA is a window of Lathyrus oleraceus cultivar Zhongwan6 chromosome 6, CAAS_Psat_ZW6_1.0, whole genome shotgun sequence DNA encoding:
- the LOC127092954 gene encoding E3 ubiquitin-protein ligase ORTHRUS 2 isoform X2; this encodes MAQQHNKLLPCKSDGICMIYNHKPLESEIVSCRTCATPWHVPCLPFHPLKIFDWNCTACSQPVDVNHVADASAPPITCSLVSTIYANENDTSLTGEERSKKSHEVYDRSPKPPFENNNKYNDLYGIFYSKLNCTFCLHLPERPITTLCGHNFCMKCFEKWIKQGKNNCPNCRAEIPANMASDPQINAQLETTIQMAISESVAHGKIFLTISKEHFRPIVAENDPIRKWGVLVGDTWEGLMECIQWGAHFPHDSRIASQSVYGAQSVALSGGYIDEIDHGNWFLYSGSCGNDLSDNKRTNKNQCFDKKSERKNEALRLSCEKGYPVRVVRSHTKKRSSYAPKAGVRYDGVYRIEKWWRKIGKQVWFLFVIFIHSIYACKVCRYLFVRCDNEPAPWTSELSEDRPYPLPIIEELNNSIDITERKGDPSWGFDEEKGCWLWKKPPPPSKKLVNVNPIDETKIKVDVAKARKVASKIKDKLLKG
- the LOC127092954 gene encoding E3 ubiquitin-protein ligase ORTHRUS 2 isoform X1, whose translation is MAQQHNKLLPCKSDGICMIYNHKPLESEIVSCRTCATPWHVPCLPFHPLKIFDWNCTACSQPVDVNHVADASAPPITCSLVSTIYANENDTSLTGEERSKKSHEVYDRSPKPPFENNNKYNDLYGIFYSKLNCTFCLHLPERPITTLCGHNFCMKCFEKWIKQGKNNCPNCRAEIPANMASDPQINAQLETTIQMAISESVAHGKIFLTISKEHFRPIVAENDPIRKWGVLVGDTWEGLMECIQWGAHFPHDSRIASQSVYGAQSVALSGGYIDEIDHGNWFLYSGSCGNDLSDNKRTNKNQCFDKKSERKNEALRLSCEKGYPVRVVRSHTKKRSSYAPKAGVRYDGVYRIEKWWRKIGKQVWFLFVIFIHSIYACKVCRYLFVRCDNEPAPWTSELSEDRPYPLPIIEELNNSIDITERKGDPSWGFDEEKGCWLWKKPPPPSKKLVNVNPIDETKIKVDVAKARKVASKIKDKLLKEFGCNICHKVLASPLTTPCAHNFCKVCLECVFSSQSYISERVTQSGLALRPKKNIMKCPTCSTDIVDYLEILKIMLTSFKINGLS